CCCAGGTCGTGATCGTTCAACCTAATATTGATCCTTACGATAAATTTGCTGATGAAAATGAAGCATTGGAAGTAAACAAAATGCTGCAGCTCACGACGTCACAAATCGATACCGAGACCGCTTTCGTCGTATGGCCCGAGACCGCCCTTTTTGTGCATGGTGCATGGGAAAATAAACTCACTTACGAAGATTATACACAAAAGATCAGGTTGTTATTACAGCAATATCCACAGGCTACCCTGGTGAGTGGAGCTGTTACCCTGAAACGGTACAACCAAAATGAGGAGATTCCCAGCTCTGCACGCCGTAACGCTGACGGCGATATGATTTATGACGTATTCAATGCGGGTGTTCAAATTGATACTTCGAATGTGGTGGAAGTCTATCATAAATCTAAACTGGTACCGGGTGTCGAACTCATTCCCTATGTGCATTACCTGAGTTTTATGAACAGTCTCGCACTGGATTTTGGTGGTATCAGTGGTAGTTATGGCCGTAGCCCGGGTGTGGAGCTAATGGAAAACAAGGCCACACAGGTTAAAATATTTCCTACTATTTGCTATGAATCTGTATATGGCGAGTTTGTAGCTGAGCATGTAAGAAAAGGTGCAAACATTCTTTTCATTATGACGAATGATGGCTGGTGGGGAAACACTGAAGGTCATCGTCAGCATTTACAGTATGCCCGTCTCCGTGCCATTGAAACCCGCCGCTGGGTGGCCCGTAGTGCGAACACCGGTATCTCTGCCATCATCAATAAAAAAGGAGAAATCGTAGCATCACTTCCTTATTGGCAGGAAGGGGTTTTAAAAGCAAATGTAACAGCGAGCACTTATCTGACGTTCTATGTTAAGTATGGTGATTTACTGTCGAAAGCAGCGGTTCTATTTTGTATATTGCTGATCCTTTATAGTTACTTTCTGCGGCTAACGCGTAAACGGATAACCAATACTTTATAAACATCAACAAAATATCTCTTACGTTAGCGCCTGCCTATCAACAGGTGTAGCACAGGCCTGCATTATAAAATGTATTAATAAACTATTTTTCTGATGTTGAATAAACTTTCCACCCAATCTAACCATCTAAAAGAAGGGAAGAAACCTGTTTTAGTATTACTGCATGGCTTTGCTGAGAATTCCGGGATCTGGAACCTCCAGGAAGCATTTTTAAGTGAATATTTTGAAGTAATCGCGCTGGATTTACCCGGAGCCGGCAATAATCCGCTCACAACTGCGTTGACTATTGATAGCATGGCTGATAATGTTTATACCACCTTACAGTCTGCCGGTATAGAAAAAGCAGTGATCGTAGGCCATTCTATGGGTGGATATGTCGCCCTTGCCATTGCAGAAAAATACCCATCGATTTTACAGGGAATGGGCCTGTTTCATTCTACAGCCCTTCCTGATTCTGAAGAAAAGAAGGAAGCGCGCCGCAAATCCATCAAACTGATGGAACAATATGGTAATGAATCATTTATCAGGCAGGCATTTCCGAATATGTTCAGCCCGGGCTTTAAGGCCAAACATCCGGAAAGTGTAGAAGCATATGTGAACATGGGCATCACCTGCCCCCTTGCTTCCCTGGAAGCATATTACGAAGCAATGATAGTAAGACCTGATCGCAGCGGTGTGTTATCATCTATACAAGTACCAGTACTGTTTGTAATTGGAAAAGATGATACTGCAGTTCCTCTTCAAAGCATCTTGCCACAGGTATCCCTTCCACGGACCAGTAGCATTTATATTTTTGAAGAAACGGGTCACATGGGTATGTTGGAAGTTCCGGCAGCCAGCAATCAGCTCTTGCTACAGTTTACTCTTTTTTGCCAAGATCAATAATTGTGAAAAGAAGCACCCTTCTATTGCTATTGATACTCTTCTATGGATTAAGTTCCAAAGCTTCCCATATCATCGGGGGAGAGATGTCATATAAGTATATATCAGGCACAACTACCACTGTCACTTACCAGGTGACCCTCAAACTTTATAGGGTGTGCGAGACGGCTGATAACCTGGCTGAATTGCCCAACGCCGTTTACTTTGCTGTTTTTAACAAGGCTAATAACCTTGCAGTAAACGGCTCTCCTTACCTGATCTCTCAAACCAGCAAGGCCACTCAAAGCTCCGGCCAGGCAGATCCCTGTATCGTAAATCCACCAAAGATCTGTTTCCAGATCGGTACCTATACAGGAAATATTACCGTTCCCATTAACGCTGCCGGGTATACGGTATCATTCCAGACCTGTTGCCGTGACTTTACGATGGAAAATATTAAAGACACCCACAGGGCGAATGATGAAGAACACTTTCCGGGGAATGGTGCGACCTACTTTACAGAATTGCCGGGTACCAATGACATTCTAACTAATTCCAGTCCTACTTTCAATAAAGACGAAGCAATCCTTGTTTGTGCCAATAAGAAATTTTCTTACGATTTCTCTGCTACCGATCCTGATGGTGATAGCCTTGTATATGTTTTCTGCGCTGCTTATGGAGGTGGTCAGGTCACCAATGGCAGGGATAAATATGCTACACCACCTGCCGCTGTAGCGCCTCCTTACCCGGACCTCACTTACGTCAACCCCTATTCTGGTGCTGCCCCACTGGGTGCTGGTGCTTACATCGTATCCAATAGTGGGTTGATCACGGGCACTGCACCTGATCCCGGGAAATACGTGGTAACCGTGTGCGCATATGAATACCGGAATGGGAAATTACTCGGCATTCACAGGAAGGACTTTCATATGATCGTGACTACCTGTGTACGCTTAGTGGAAGCCTCCATGCCCGATAAATATGATGATTGCACCGGCTTCGCCATTACTTTCCTGAACAACAGTACAGAAGGTAAAACCTACGATTGGGATTTTGGAGATGGTACAACTTATACCACCCAAAGCACCGCCCCTTTCCAGCATACCTACGCTGCCGAAGGTGTATACAACGTAACCCTGTGGGTGGATAAAACCAGTAATTGTGGTGACAAGGCAACGGCCGTTGTACGGGTGTATCCCAAACTTACGCCGGATATGCGGATTGCAGGGTTGTGCAGTAATACCACTACTACATTTACCAGTACTTCTACCACGACCAGTGCGACCGATGCCATTGCCACTTACCGATGGGATTTTGGCGATACCGGTTCCTCTGCAGATACTTCACGATCCCCGGTTGCCAATTATAAATACCCGGGTGCCGGTACCTATACTGTTATCCTGGATATTACGACAACTAACGGTTGTGCGAGATCGGATACCAGTATAATCACCGTGTACGAAAAACCACCTGTCAGCACTACGCCGGACACCCTGCTGTGTATCCGGAACTCACTCGGCCTTACCGCAACCAGCGAATCAGGCGGGCAGGTGATCAATGGTACTTATGCCTGGACGCCGGATTATAATATTACCAATGCCAATACGGCTACTCCAACTGTATTCCCAAAAGTGGATACAGGCTATACGGTAACGTTTACTGATGCAACAGGGTGCCAGAATAAGGCGACCGTTAAGATTGATGTGCGTGATACATTGTATGTAAGAACTATTGCCGATAGTACTGTTTGTACAGGTGATACTTTACATATCCGGGCTTTCGCCGATGGGAATTATCCCCTTACCTGGTATGAGATCCCTTCCAATACCCATGCGGGTGATGGTGCGATCCTTGAAATAGTGCCGCCAGCGCCGAGTGCCAGTTACCAGGTGATTGCTACCCTGGGTGATTGCAGCGGGCATGATGATATGAGTTTGAAAATCGTAGACCCACCTATTGCGCAGGCAAGTAAAGATACCACTATCTGTTATGGCGACCAGGTGACACTGACTGCCACAGGAGGTGCGTATTATCAATGGACGCCGACCTTTTCTTTGTCAACTCCGAACCAGGCAACTACGATTGCCAAACCAAGGGATACCACGCAGTTTATTGTTACAGTTACCGATACCAAGGGATGTCCTAAAGCAGTAAGAGATACGGTTCTGATAAATGTGGTTCCTCCCGTGCCTGCCTTTGCCGGCAATGATACGATTGCTATTCTGAACGAGCCCTTTACCCTGCATGCCAGTGGAGGTACCCGGTATGTATGGACTCCGGCAGATGGATTGGATAACCCGGGTATTGATTCACCGACAACCACTATCAATCACGATATTACGTATACCCTTACTGCATATACGGCTGAAGGCTGCTCCGGTACGGATGATATTAAACTCCGTTTCATTGCAGGTCCGGATATTTATGTGCCGACAGGCTTCTCTCCTAATGGTGATGGACAGAACGATATTTTCAGACCATTGCCGGTGGGAATTACTGAACTTGAATTCTTCCGGGTGTTTGACCGATGGGGAAAACTAATGTACAGTACGACTGAATACCTGCAGGGATGGGATGGGAATTATGATGGGAAACCCGCTGCTATCGGCACTTATGTATGGGTGGTACAGGGGAAGAATGTGAATGGTGATACGGTGATACGAAAAGGTACTGTTACCCTGATCAGGTAATAGGAAAGTGGATGAGATTATCTTTAAAAAAGCGAATCATATTTATCCCTGTGTTCGTGAAAGCGCATGCCTGCTTAATGAGAACCGCTTAAATAAAGCAAATCATATTATAATCCAGCGTCCGCGAAATTGGATTCCGATTGTAATTCAAACCCCTTCATATGGCGATTTAATTCATTCGCCCATCTCCTTTTTTTTATTTAAATTCCTATAGTTAAGTCGTAGAGCCCATGCACAACCCCAACTAATGCATAGATCTATTATTCTGGCTATTTGCTGTAGTTTGATCCACGTATCTGCAGTTGCATACCATATTATTGGTGGCGAGATCTATTATGCTTTTCTTGCCATGAATCCGGATGGTAACTATAAATACGAAATCATCCTGAAACTATACAGGAATGCTGATTTCAGCTGCGGAGATATTCAGGGTTGCCTGGATCATTTTGAAAATCCGGTGCCTGTGAATATTTACTCCTCTGGTGGCTCCCGGGTGTCGGATGCACGATTGCTCTTCATCAAAGATCGCCAACCGCTGCGTGATACTTTGCGGAATCCCTGCCTGGCCCCCCGCTCCCAAAACCTGGAAGTGGCTATTTACAGGGATACCATCTCACTTAAACCCATATTGGGTGGTTATTATGTAGTCTATCAGCGATGCTGCCGCGGAGAGAAACTAGCTAACATCAATGATTCAGAACATGAGGGTTCTACCTTCTACTGCATGATCCCCGGTACTGAAAGCCGGCCTTCCAACAGGAGTGCTTTTTTTGCCAAAGATGCGGCAATTGTGATCTGCGCCAATCTTCCACTCCATTATGATTACTCTGCCACAGACCCCGATGGTGACAGCCTCGTTTATTCACTGTGCAACGCACTGACCGGGGGAGCTAACCGCAATGAAGCTGCCAGCTCCAACCCTCCCCCCTATAATAATACCGTGAGCTACAGAGCACCTTATTCCGGATCAAATCCCATGGGAGGCACCCCACAGGTTTCAATTGACAACAAAGGTTTCCTAACAGGCGTTCCTCCCAGGGAAGGTCAATATGTAGTCTCGGTTTGTGTAACGGAATTTGAACGGCAAACTGGTAAAATGATCGGCACGCATCATAAAGATATCCTCCTCACTGTGTTTAACTGTAATACCAAAATCACCGCCGGCTTCCCTCCCACTTTACAAAATTGTGTACCAGAACCAGACCTCAGTGTGCTCATACCAAACACCAGTAATGCAGGATTTACTTCCACCTATTACTGGAACTTTGGTGATGGTACCGATACCATAGTAACTGACAAAACTATTTTCAGACATCTTTATCCTGATACCGGGCGATACGTGGTGAAATTGGTGGTAAACAGGGGTCTGACCTGCACTGACAGCACTACGGGTATTGTGAGTAATTACCCGGGATTAAAAGGTGATTTTGATGTGACCGGGTATTGTAAAGGAGACCGCATTCAGTTTGATGACAAGTCATCGTACACCTATGGTCATATTACCGACCGGAGATGGGATCTGGGATCGGAAGGTGATAGCACGATTAGCAGGGCCTTCGGTGAGCACGTTAACCATACATATCAGCATGGTGGTGTCTATACGGTTTCGTTGATCCTGTATACAGATAAATCCTGCGTAGCTACGGTCACGAAGGATATTACGGTGTACGAGGTGTTCCCTTTTGCAGGGAATGACACCATCCTGGCAAAAGGGCAGGCACTGACCCTGCATGCTTCGGGCGGCGAATTATTTACCTGGACACCACCTGATGGGTTGAGCAACGCGCACATTGCTGATCCTGAACTCAGGTGGAATGAAGATATTACTTATGTGCTGCGGGTATCCAATTCACAGGGATGTGTGGGTTATGATACTATCAGCATCAAATATTATACGGGTCCTGAAATCTATATACCGAATGCATTTACGCCTAATAGCGATGGGCGCAACGACCTGTTTCGTTTTATTCCTGTAGGAATTACTGAATATAAATACTTCCGCATTTTCAACCGCTGGGGCCAGGAGGTTTACTCCTCTACTGATTTCCACCAGGGCTGGGATGGCACTTACAAAGGTCAGCCGGCGCCTGTAGATACCTATATCTGGATCCTGGAAGGAAAAGATTTC
This window of the Chitinophaga sancti genome carries:
- the lnt gene encoding apolipoprotein N-acyltransferase; this encodes MAKRYLPAILSLTGSLLLWAAWPTSPLTFLIFIAFIPLFRLADIVENRARFFGSAFLLLFCWNVATTWWVGNTTVPASGVAANLLNTLFMLVPVMGYRRTRKWVSPTLAYFTFIVYWMTFEYIHLHWELSWPWLTLGNAFAMHPNWVQWYEYTGVSGGTLWILATNLAIYHVWFQYKFYRKPIIPQIWKPVLILAIPLGISAVINTNLSFPAKGAQTQVVIVQPNIDPYDKFADENEALEVNKMLQLTTSQIDTETAFVVWPETALFVHGAWENKLTYEDYTQKIRLLLQQYPQATLVSGAVTLKRYNQNEEIPSSARRNADGDMIYDVFNAGVQIDTSNVVEVYHKSKLVPGVELIPYVHYLSFMNSLALDFGGISGSYGRSPGVELMENKATQVKIFPTICYESVYGEFVAEHVRKGANILFIMTNDGWWGNTEGHRQHLQYARLRAIETRRWVARSANTGISAIINKKGEIVASLPYWQEGVLKANVTASTYLTFYVKYGDLLSKAAVLFCILLILYSYFLRLTRKRITNTL
- a CDS encoding alpha/beta fold hydrolase — its product is MLNKLSTQSNHLKEGKKPVLVLLHGFAENSGIWNLQEAFLSEYFEVIALDLPGAGNNPLTTALTIDSMADNVYTTLQSAGIEKAVIVGHSMGGYVALAIAEKYPSILQGMGLFHSTALPDSEEKKEARRKSIKLMEQYGNESFIRQAFPNMFSPGFKAKHPESVEAYVNMGITCPLASLEAYYEAMIVRPDRSGVLSSIQVPVLFVIGKDDTAVPLQSILPQVSLPRTSSIYIFEETGHMGMLEVPAASNQLLLQFTLFCQDQ
- a CDS encoding PKD domain-containing protein, giving the protein MKRSTLLLLLILFYGLSSKASHIIGGEMSYKYISGTTTTVTYQVTLKLYRVCETADNLAELPNAVYFAVFNKANNLAVNGSPYLISQTSKATQSSGQADPCIVNPPKICFQIGTYTGNITVPINAAGYTVSFQTCCRDFTMENIKDTHRANDEEHFPGNGATYFTELPGTNDILTNSSPTFNKDEAILVCANKKFSYDFSATDPDGDSLVYVFCAAYGGGQVTNGRDKYATPPAAVAPPYPDLTYVNPYSGAAPLGAGAYIVSNSGLITGTAPDPGKYVVTVCAYEYRNGKLLGIHRKDFHMIVTTCVRLVEASMPDKYDDCTGFAITFLNNSTEGKTYDWDFGDGTTYTTQSTAPFQHTYAAEGVYNVTLWVDKTSNCGDKATAVVRVYPKLTPDMRIAGLCSNTTTTFTSTSTTTSATDAIATYRWDFGDTGSSADTSRSPVANYKYPGAGTYTVILDITTTNGCARSDTSIITVYEKPPVSTTPDTLLCIRNSLGLTATSESGGQVINGTYAWTPDYNITNANTATPTVFPKVDTGYTVTFTDATGCQNKATVKIDVRDTLYVRTIADSTVCTGDTLHIRAFADGNYPLTWYEIPSNTHAGDGAILEIVPPAPSASYQVIATLGDCSGHDDMSLKIVDPPIAQASKDTTICYGDQVTLTATGGAYYQWTPTFSLSTPNQATTIAKPRDTTQFIVTVTDTKGCPKAVRDTVLINVVPPVPAFAGNDTIAILNEPFTLHASGGTRYVWTPADGLDNPGIDSPTTTINHDITYTLTAYTAEGCSGTDDIKLRFIAGPDIYVPTGFSPNGDGQNDIFRPLPVGITELEFFRVFDRWGKLMYSTTEYLQGWDGNYDGKPAAIGTYVWVVQGKNVNGDTVIRKGTVTLIR
- a CDS encoding PKD domain-containing protein yields the protein MHRSIILAICCSLIHVSAVAYHIIGGEIYYAFLAMNPDGNYKYEIILKLYRNADFSCGDIQGCLDHFENPVPVNIYSSGGSRVSDARLLFIKDRQPLRDTLRNPCLAPRSQNLEVAIYRDTISLKPILGGYYVVYQRCCRGEKLANINDSEHEGSTFYCMIPGTESRPSNRSAFFAKDAAIVICANLPLHYDYSATDPDGDSLVYSLCNALTGGANRNEAASSNPPPYNNTVSYRAPYSGSNPMGGTPQVSIDNKGFLTGVPPREGQYVVSVCVTEFERQTGKMIGTHHKDILLTVFNCNTKITAGFPPTLQNCVPEPDLSVLIPNTSNAGFTSTYYWNFGDGTDTIVTDKTIFRHLYPDTGRYVVKLVVNRGLTCTDSTTGIVSNYPGLKGDFDVTGYCKGDRIQFDDKSSYTYGHITDRRWDLGSEGDSTISRAFGEHVNHTYQHGGVYTVSLILYTDKSCVATVTKDITVYEVFPFAGNDTILAKGQALTLHASGGELFTWTPPDGLSNAHIADPELRWNEDITYVLRVSNSQGCVGYDTISIKYYTGPEIYIPNAFTPNSDGRNDLFRFIPVGITEYKYFRIFNRWGQEVYSSTDFHQGWDGTYKGQPAPVDTYIWILEGKDFTGKTILKKGTVTLVK